The sequence below is a genomic window from Shinella zoogloeoides.
TGTAAACAGGCTCGACGCGGGCCTGCTGGCCCTGGCTGGCCGGAAGGTGGTCGATATCCTTGCCGTCGAGCGTGTAGCCGACGCAGATCTTCAGCTCGTCGAGGCCGTCGAGCACGTCCAGCTTGGTGAGTGCGATACCGGTGATGCCGTTGGTGGCGACCGACTGGCGCACCAGCGCGGCGTCGAACCAGCCGCAGCGGCGCTTGCGGCCCGTCACCGTGCCGAATTCGCGACCCTTCTCGCCGAGGAACTGGCCGATCTCGTCGGTAAGCTCCGTCGGGAACGGGCCCTCGCCGACACGGGTCGTATAGGCCTTGGTGATGCCGAGGATATAGCCGAGCGAGCCCGGGCCCATGCCGGAACCGGCGGAAGCCTGGCCGGCGACCGTGTTGGACGAGGTAACGAAGGGATAGGTGCCGTGGTCGATGTCGAGCAGCGAGCCCTGCGCGCCCTCGAACAGGATGCGCGCGCCGCGGCGGCGCTCCTTGTCGAGCATCAGCCAGATCGTCTCGCGATAGGGCAGCACGCGGTCGGCGACCGAGGTCAGTTCCTGCATGATCGTCTCATGCGTCACTTCGTTTTCGCCAAGGCCGCGGCGCAGCGCGTTGTGGTGCGTCAGCAGGCGCTCGACCTTGCCCGGTAGCGTCTCGAGGTCCGCAAGGTCCATGATGCGGATGGCCCTGCGGCCGACCTTGTCCTCATAGGCCGGGCCGATGCCGCGGCGGGTGGTGCCGATCTTGACGCCGGAATTGGAGTTGGACGCGGCGTCCTCGCGGATGCCGTCGAGTTCGCGGTGCAGCGACAGGATGAGCGTCGCATTGTCGGCGATGCGCAGGTTTTCCGGCGAGATCTTCACGCCCTGCTTTTCAAGCTTGTCGATTTCGGCGATCAGCG
It includes:
- a CDS encoding adenylosuccinate synthase; amino-acid sequence: MTNVVVIGSQWGDEGKGKIVDWLSERADIVVRFQGGHNAGHTLVIDGTSYKLSLLPSGVVRPGKMAVIGNGVVVDPHALIAEIDKLEKQGVKISPENLRIADNATLILSLHRELDGIREDAASNSNSGVKIGTTRRGIGPAYEDKVGRRAIRIMDLADLETLPGKVERLLTHHNALRRGLGENEVTHETIMQELTSVADRVLPYRETIWLMLDKERRRGARILFEGAQGSLLDIDHGTYPFVTSSNTVAGQASAGSGMGPGSLGYILGITKAYTTRVGEGPFPTELTDEIGQFLGEKGREFGTVTGRKRRCGWFDAALVRQSVATNGITGIALTKLDVLDGLDELKICVGYTLDGKDIDHLPASQGQQARVEPVYITLEGWKESTVGARSWADLPAQAIKYVRQVEELIGAPVALLSTSPERDDTILVTDPFED